The Nomascus leucogenys isolate Asia chromosome 16, Asia_NLE_v1, whole genome shotgun sequence genome includes a region encoding these proteins:
- the KCNV1 gene encoding potassium voltage-gated channel subfamily V member 1 has protein sequence MPSSGRALLDSPLDSGSLTSLDSSVFCSEGEGEPLALGDCFTVNVGGSRFVLSQQALSCFPHTRLGKLAVVVASYRRPGALAAVPSPLELCDDANPVDNEYFFDRSSQAFRYVLHYYRTGRLHVMEQLCALSFLQEIQYWGIDELSIDSCCRDRYFRRKELSETLDFKKDTEDQESQHESEQDFSQGPCPTVRQKLWNILEKPGSSTAARIFGVISIIFVVVSIINMALMSAELSWLDLQLLEILEYVCISWFTGEFILRFLCVRDRCRFLRKVPNIIDLLAILPFYITLLVESLSGSQTTQELENVGRIVQVLRLLRALRMLKLGRHSTGLRSLGMTITQCYEEVGLLLLFLSVGISIFSTVEYFAEQSIPDTTFTSVPCAWWWATTSMTTVGYGDIRPDTTTGKIVAFMCILSGILVLALPIAIINDRFSACYFTLKLKEAAVRQREALKKLTKNIATDSYISVNLRDVYARSIMEMLRLKGRERASTRSSGGDDFWF, from the exons ATGCCTTCCAGCGGCAGAGCGCTACTGGACTCGCCGCTGGACAGCGGCTCCCTGACCTCCCTGGACTCTAGTGTCTTCTGCAGCGAGGGTGAAGGGGAGCCCTTGGCGCTCGGGGACTGCTTCACGGTCAACGTGGGCGGCAGCCGCTTCGTGCTCTCGCAGCAGGCGCTGTCCTGCTTCCCGCACACGCGCCTTGGcaagctggccgtggtggtggcTTCCTACCGCCGCCCCGGGGCCCTGgccgccgtgcccagccctctGGAGCTTTGCGACGATGCCAACCCCGTGGACAACGAGTACTTCTTCGACCGCAGCTCGCAGGCGTTCCGATATGTCCTGCACTACTACCGCACCGGCCGCCTGCATGTCATGGAGCAGCTGTGCGCTCTCTCCTTCCTGCAGGAGATCCAGTACTGGGGCATCGATGAGCTCAGCATCGATTCCTGCTGCAGGGACAG ATACTTCAGAAGAAAAGAGCTGAGTGAAACTTTAGACTTCAAGAAGGACACAGAAGACCAGGAAAGTCAACATGAGAGTGAACAGGACTTCTCCCAAGGACCTTGTCCCACTGTTCGCCAGAAGCTCTGGAATATCCTGGAGAAACCTGGATCTTCCACAGCTGCCCGTATCTTTGGGGTCATCTCCATTATCTTCGTGGTGGTGTCCATCATTAACATGGCCCTGATGTCAGCTGAGTTAAGCTGGCTGGACCTGCAGCTGCTGGAAATCCTGGAGTATGTGTGCATTAGCTGGTTCACCGGGGAGTTTATCCTCCGCTTCCTGTGTGTGCGGGATAGGTGTCGCTTCCTAAGAAAGGTGCCAAACATCATAGACCTCCTTGCCATCTTGCCCTTCTACATCACTCTTCTGGTAGAGAGCCTAAGTGGGAGCCAGACCACGCAGGAGCTGGAGAACGTGGGGCGCATCGTCCAGGTGTTGAGGCTGCTCAGGGCTCTGCGCATGCTAAAGCTGGGCAGACATTCCACAG GATTACGTTCCCTTGGGATGACAATCACCCAGTGTTATGAAGAAGTCGGCCTACTGCTCCTATTTCTATCCGTGGGAATCTCTATATTTTCAACTGTAGAATACTTTGCTGAGCAAAGCATTCCTGACACAACCTTCACAAGTGTCCCttgtgcatggtggtgggccacCACCTCTATGACTACTGTGGGATATGGGGACATTAGACCAGACACCACCACAGGCAAAATCGTGGCCTTCATGTGTATATTATCGGGAATTCTTGTCTTGGCCTTGCCTATTGCTATTATTAACGATCGCTTCTCTGCTTGCTACTTCACCTTGAAACTCAAGGAAGCAGCTGTTAGACAGCGTGAAGCCCTAAAGAAGCTTACCAAGAATATAGCCACTGACTCATATATCAGTGTTAACTTGAGAGATGTCTATGCCCGGAGTATCATGGAGATGCTGCGactgaaaggcagagaaagagcaaGTACTAGGAGCAGCGGGGGAGATGATTTCTggttttga